A genomic region of Anopheles coustani chromosome 3, idAnoCousDA_361_x.2, whole genome shotgun sequence contains the following coding sequences:
- the LOC131271591 gene encoding neuronal acetylcholine receptor subunit alpha-7-like isoform X1, translated as MYFVMDLYLIVLCLLVIYIKDSIQGPHEKRLLNNLLQTYNTLERPVANESDPLEVKFGLTLQQIIDVDEKNQILTTNAWLNLEWNDYNLRWNDSEYGGVRDLRITPNKLWKPDVLMYNSADEGFDGTYHTNIVVKNNGSCLYVPPGIFKSTCKIDITWFPFDDQHCEMKFGSWTYDGNQLDLVLNSDDGGDLSDFITNGEWYLIGMPGKKNTITYQCCPEPYVDITFTIQIRRRTLYYFFNLIVPCVLISSMALLGFTLPPDSGEKLTLGVTILLSLTVFLNLVAETLPQVSDAIPLLGTYFNCIMFMVASSVVLTVVVLNYHHRTADIHEMPPWIKSVFLQWLPWILRMGRPGRKITRKTIILSNRMKELELKERSSKSLLANVLDIDDDFRHPCSGISGSTTAIGGSVFTRLTTVEEQNANSGCTHKDLHHILKELQFITNRMKKADEEAELISDWKFAAMVVDRFCLFVFTLFTIIATVTVLLSAPHIIVQ; from the exons ATGTATTTTGTTATGGATTTGTATCTCATCGTTTTGTGTCTGCTGGTGATTTACATTAAAG ATAGCATCCAAGGACCGCACGAGAAAAGGCTGTTGAACAACCTGCTGCAAACGTACAACACGCTCGAACGCCCGGTCGCCAACGAGTCCGACCCGCTGGAAGTGAAGTTCGGCCTGACGCTGCAGCAGATAATCGATGTT GACGAAAAAAATCAGATACTCACTACCAACGCGTGGTTGAATTTG GAATGGAACGATTACAACCTGCGTTGGAACGACTCCGAGTACGGTGGGGTGCGGGACCTGCGGATCACCCCGAACAAGCTCTGGAAGCCGGACGTGCTGATGTACAACAG TGCTGATGAAGGATTCGATGGAACATATCATACGAACATCGTCGTGAAGAACAATGGCAGCTGCTTATATGTTCCACCCGGCATTTTCAAGAGCACGTGCAAAATCGACATCACGTGGTTCCCGTTTGACGACCAGCACTGCGAGATGAAGTTCGGCAGTTGGACGTACGATGGCAACCAG CTTGATCTTGTACTCAATTCGGACGACGGCGGAGATCTCTCAGATTTCATAACGAACGGCGAGTGGTATCTTATAG GAATGcccggaaagaaaaatacaataacATATCAGTGTTGTCCTGAGCCGTACGTTGACATAACGTTCACGATACAGATTCGAAGAAGAACGCTTTACTACTTCTTCAATTTGATAGTTCCATGCGTCTTAATTTCTTCGATGGCCCTGCTGGGATTTACGCTTCCGCCTGATTCGGGTGAAAAATTGACTCTAG GTGTAACTATACTGCTATCACTCACTGTATTCCTTAATTTAGTCGCGGAGACGTTACCTCAAGTATCCGATGCAATTCCGTTACTAG GAACGTACTTCAACTGCATAATGTTTATGGTAGCTTCGTCGGTCGTGCTGACGGTTGTTGTACTCAACTACCATCATCGGACTGCTGATATCCACGAGATGCCTCCATGG ATCAAATCGGTCTTTCTGCAATGGCTACCGTGGATACTACGGATGGGGCGTCCCGGGAGGAAGATCACCCGTAAAACCATTATCCTGAGCAATCGCATGAAGGAGCTCGAGCTGAAGGAGCGCTCCTCGAAGTCGCTCTTGGCGAATGTGCTGGACATCGACGACGATTTCCGGCATCCCTGCTCCGGCATATCCGGCTCGACCACCGCGATAGGTGGCTCCGT TTTCACGCGTCTTACTACGGTCGAAGAGCAGAACGCCAACTCGGGCTGTACGCATAAGGATTTGCACCACATACTGAAGGAATTGCAGTTCATCACCAACCGTATGAAGAAGGCGGACGAGGAAGCGGAATTGATCAGTGACTGGAAGTTCGCGGCGATGGTTGTTGATAG ATTTTGCCTTTTCGTGTTTACTCTATTCACAATAATTGCGACCGTCACTGTGCTTCTATCAGCTCCTCATATAATAGTGCAATAA
- the LOC131271591 gene encoding neuronal acetylcholine receptor subunit alpha-7-like isoform X4, producing the protein MYFVMDLYLIVLCLLVIYIKDSIQGPHEKRLLNNLLQTYNTLERPVANESDPLEVKFGLTLQQIIDVDEKNQILTTNAWLNLEWNDYNLRWNDSEYGGVRDLRITPNKLWKPDVLMYNSADEGFDGTYHTNIVVKNNGSCLYVPPGIFKSTCKIDITWFPFDDQHCEMKFGSWTYDGNQLDLVLNSDDGGDLSDFITNGEWYLIGMPGKKNTITYQCCPEPYVDITFTIQIRRRTLYYFFNLIVPCVLISSMALLGFTLPPDSGEKLTLGTYFNCIMFMVASSVVLTVVVLNYHHRTADIHEMPPWIKSVFLQWLPWILRMGRPGRKITRKTIILSNRMKELELKERSSKSLLANVLDIDDDFRHPCSGISGSTTAIGGSVFTRLTTVEEQNANSGCTHKDLHHILKELQFITNRMKKADEEAELISDWKFAAMVVDRFCLFVFTLFTIIATVTVLLSAPHIIVQ; encoded by the exons ATGTATTTTGTTATGGATTTGTATCTCATCGTTTTGTGTCTGCTGGTGATTTACATTAAAG ATAGCATCCAAGGACCGCACGAGAAAAGGCTGTTGAACAACCTGCTGCAAACGTACAACACGCTCGAACGCCCGGTCGCCAACGAGTCCGACCCGCTGGAAGTGAAGTTCGGCCTGACGCTGCAGCAGATAATCGATGTT GACGAAAAAAATCAGATACTCACTACCAACGCGTGGTTGAATTTG GAATGGAACGATTACAACCTGCGTTGGAACGACTCCGAGTACGGTGGGGTGCGGGACCTGCGGATCACCCCGAACAAGCTCTGGAAGCCGGACGTGCTGATGTACAACAG TGCTGATGAAGGATTCGATGGAACATATCATACGAACATCGTCGTGAAGAACAATGGCAGCTGCTTATATGTTCCACCCGGCATTTTCAAGAGCACGTGCAAAATCGACATCACGTGGTTCCCGTTTGACGACCAGCACTGCGAGATGAAGTTCGGCAGTTGGACGTACGATGGCAACCAG CTTGATCTTGTACTCAATTCGGACGACGGCGGAGATCTCTCAGATTTCATAACGAACGGCGAGTGGTATCTTATAG GAATGcccggaaagaaaaatacaataacATATCAGTGTTGTCCTGAGCCGTACGTTGACATAACGTTCACGATACAGATTCGAAGAAGAACGCTTTACTACTTCTTCAATTTGATAGTTCCATGCGTCTTAATTTCTTCGATGGCCCTGCTGGGATTTACGCTTCCGCCTGATTCGGGTGAAAAATTGACTCTAG GAACGTACTTCAACTGCATAATGTTTATGGTAGCTTCGTCGGTCGTGCTGACGGTTGTTGTACTCAACTACCATCATCGGACTGCTGATATCCACGAGATGCCTCCATGG ATCAAATCGGTCTTTCTGCAATGGCTACCGTGGATACTACGGATGGGGCGTCCCGGGAGGAAGATCACCCGTAAAACCATTATCCTGAGCAATCGCATGAAGGAGCTCGAGCTGAAGGAGCGCTCCTCGAAGTCGCTCTTGGCGAATGTGCTGGACATCGACGACGATTTCCGGCATCCCTGCTCCGGCATATCCGGCTCGACCACCGCGATAGGTGGCTCCGT TTTCACGCGTCTTACTACGGTCGAAGAGCAGAACGCCAACTCGGGCTGTACGCATAAGGATTTGCACCACATACTGAAGGAATTGCAGTTCATCACCAACCGTATGAAGAAGGCGGACGAGGAAGCGGAATTGATCAGTGACTGGAAGTTCGCGGCGATGGTTGTTGATAG ATTTTGCCTTTTCGTGTTTACTCTATTCACAATAATTGCGACCGTCACTGTGCTTCTATCAGCTCCTCATATAATAGTGCAATAA
- the LOC131271591 gene encoding neuronal acetylcholine receptor subunit alpha-7-like isoform X3: MYFVMDLYLIVLCLLVIYIKDSIQGPHEKRLLNNLLQTYNTLERPVANESDPLEVKFGLTLQQIIDVEWNDYNLRWNDSEYGGVRDLRITPNKLWKPDVLMYNSADEGFDGTYHTNIVVKNNGSCLYVPPGIFKSTCKIDITWFPFDDQHCEMKFGSWTYDGNQLDLVLNSDDGGDLSDFITNGEWYLIGMPGKKNTITYQCCPEPYVDITFTIQIRRRTLYYFFNLIVPCVLISSMALLGFTLPPDSGEKLTLGVTILLSLTVFLNLVAETLPQVSDAIPLLGTYFNCIMFMVASSVVLTVVVLNYHHRTADIHEMPPWIKSVFLQWLPWILRMGRPGRKITRKTIILSNRMKELELKERSSKSLLANVLDIDDDFRHPCSGISGSTTAIGGSVFTRLTTVEEQNANSGCTHKDLHHILKELQFITNRMKKADEEAELISDWKFAAMVVDRFCLFVFTLFTIIATVTVLLSAPHIIVQ; encoded by the exons ATGTATTTTGTTATGGATTTGTATCTCATCGTTTTGTGTCTGCTGGTGATTTACATTAAAG ATAGCATCCAAGGACCGCACGAGAAAAGGCTGTTGAACAACCTGCTGCAAACGTACAACACGCTCGAACGCCCGGTCGCCAACGAGTCCGACCCGCTGGAAGTGAAGTTCGGCCTGACGCTGCAGCAGATAATCGATGTT GAATGGAACGATTACAACCTGCGTTGGAACGACTCCGAGTACGGTGGGGTGCGGGACCTGCGGATCACCCCGAACAAGCTCTGGAAGCCGGACGTGCTGATGTACAACAG TGCTGATGAAGGATTCGATGGAACATATCATACGAACATCGTCGTGAAGAACAATGGCAGCTGCTTATATGTTCCACCCGGCATTTTCAAGAGCACGTGCAAAATCGACATCACGTGGTTCCCGTTTGACGACCAGCACTGCGAGATGAAGTTCGGCAGTTGGACGTACGATGGCAACCAG CTTGATCTTGTACTCAATTCGGACGACGGCGGAGATCTCTCAGATTTCATAACGAACGGCGAGTGGTATCTTATAG GAATGcccggaaagaaaaatacaataacATATCAGTGTTGTCCTGAGCCGTACGTTGACATAACGTTCACGATACAGATTCGAAGAAGAACGCTTTACTACTTCTTCAATTTGATAGTTCCATGCGTCTTAATTTCTTCGATGGCCCTGCTGGGATTTACGCTTCCGCCTGATTCGGGTGAAAAATTGACTCTAG GTGTAACTATACTGCTATCACTCACTGTATTCCTTAATTTAGTCGCGGAGACGTTACCTCAAGTATCCGATGCAATTCCGTTACTAG GAACGTACTTCAACTGCATAATGTTTATGGTAGCTTCGTCGGTCGTGCTGACGGTTGTTGTACTCAACTACCATCATCGGACTGCTGATATCCACGAGATGCCTCCATGG ATCAAATCGGTCTTTCTGCAATGGCTACCGTGGATACTACGGATGGGGCGTCCCGGGAGGAAGATCACCCGTAAAACCATTATCCTGAGCAATCGCATGAAGGAGCTCGAGCTGAAGGAGCGCTCCTCGAAGTCGCTCTTGGCGAATGTGCTGGACATCGACGACGATTTCCGGCATCCCTGCTCCGGCATATCCGGCTCGACCACCGCGATAGGTGGCTCCGT TTTCACGCGTCTTACTACGGTCGAAGAGCAGAACGCCAACTCGGGCTGTACGCATAAGGATTTGCACCACATACTGAAGGAATTGCAGTTCATCACCAACCGTATGAAGAAGGCGGACGAGGAAGCGGAATTGATCAGTGACTGGAAGTTCGCGGCGATGGTTGTTGATAG ATTTTGCCTTTTCGTGTTTACTCTATTCACAATAATTGCGACCGTCACTGTGCTTCTATCAGCTCCTCATATAATAGTGCAATAA
- the LOC131271591 gene encoding neuronal acetylcholine receptor subunit alpha-7-like isoform X2: MYFVMDLYLIVLCLLVIYIKDSIQGPHEKRLLNNLLQTYNTLERPVANESDPLEVKFGLTLQQIIDVDEKNQILTTNAWLNLDEKNQLLITNIWLSLEWNDYNLRWNDSEYGGVRDLRITPNKLWKPDVLMYNSADEGFDGTYHTNIVVKNNGSCLYVPPGIFKSTCKIDITWFPFDDQHCEMKFGSWTYDGNQLDLVLNSDDGGDLSDFITNGEWYLIGMPGKKNTITYQCCPEPYVDITFTIQIRRRTLYYFFNLIVPCVLISSMALLGFTLPPDSGEKLTLGVTILLSLTVFLNLVAETLPQVSDAIPLLGTYFNCIMFMVASSVVLTVVVLNYHHRTADIHEMPPWIKSVFLQWLPWILRMGRPGRKITRKTIILSNRMKELELKERSSKSLLANVLDIDDDFRHPCSGISGSTTAIGGSASFTRLTTVEEQNANSGCTHKDLHHILKELQFITNRMKKADEEAELISDWKFAAMVVDRFCLFVFTLFTIIATVTVLLSAPHIIVQ; this comes from the exons ATGTATTTTGTTATGGATTTGTATCTCATCGTTTTGTGTCTGCTGGTGATTTACATTAAAG ATAGCATCCAAGGACCGCACGAGAAAAGGCTGTTGAACAACCTGCTGCAAACGTACAACACGCTCGAACGCCCGGTCGCCAACGAGTCCGACCCGCTGGAAGTGAAGTTCGGCCTGACGCTGCAGCAGATAATCGATGTT GACGAAAAAAATCAGATACTCACTACCAACGCGTGGTTGAATTTG GACGAGAAGAATCAACTTTTAATAACAAACATATGGCTGTCGTTG GAATGGAACGATTACAACCTGCGTTGGAACGACTCCGAGTACGGTGGGGTGCGGGACCTGCGGATCACCCCGAACAAGCTCTGGAAGCCGGACGTGCTGATGTACAACAG TGCTGATGAAGGATTCGATGGAACATATCATACGAACATCGTCGTGAAGAACAATGGCAGCTGCTTATATGTTCCACCCGGCATTTTCAAGAGCACGTGCAAAATCGACATCACGTGGTTCCCGTTTGACGACCAGCACTGCGAGATGAAGTTCGGCAGTTGGACGTACGATGGCAACCAG CTTGATCTTGTACTCAATTCGGACGACGGCGGAGATCTCTCAGATTTCATAACGAACGGCGAGTGGTATCTTATAG GAATGcccggaaagaaaaatacaataacATATCAGTGTTGTCCTGAGCCGTACGTTGACATAACGTTCACGATACAGATTCGAAGAAGAACGCTTTACTACTTCTTCAATTTGATAGTTCCATGCGTCTTAATTTCTTCGATGGCCCTGCTGGGATTTACGCTTCCGCCTGATTCGGGTGAAAAATTGACTCTAG GTGTAACTATACTGCTATCACTCACTGTATTCCTTAATTTAGTCGCGGAGACGTTACCTCAAGTATCCGATGCAATTCCGTTACTAG GAACGTACTTCAACTGCATAATGTTTATGGTAGCTTCGTCGGTCGTGCTGACGGTTGTTGTACTCAACTACCATCATCGGACTGCTGATATCCACGAGATGCCTCCATGG ATCAAATCGGTCTTTCTGCAATGGCTACCGTGGATACTACGGATGGGGCGTCCCGGGAGGAAGATCACCCGTAAAACCATTATCCTGAGCAATCGCATGAAGGAGCTCGAGCTGAAGGAGCGCTCCTCGAAGTCGCTCTTGGCGAATGTGCTGGACATCGACGACGATTTCCGGCATCCCTGCTCCGGCATATCCGGCTCGACCACCGCGATAGGTGGCTCCG CCAGTTTCACGCGTCTTACTACGGTCGAAGAGCAGAACGCCAACTCGGGCTGTACGCATAAGGATTTGCACCACATACTGAAGGAATTGCAGTTCATCACCAACCGTATGAAGAAGGCGGACGAGGAAGCGGAATTGATCAGTGACTGGAAGTTCGCGGCGATGGTTGTTGATAG ATTTTGCCTTTTCGTGTTTACTCTATTCACAATAATTGCGACCGTCACTGTGCTTCTATCAGCTCCTCATATAATAGTGCAATAA
- the LOC131271593 gene encoding protein RCC2 homolog, whose product MSSKRKPDGTKKAVKKRKNSESNYDSDLSDEYPRAGETSAREMVVEELRPMEKLPEELLGAYDKGPGKLLIAGMVSWEMTGKRDSKGVTKIRPNLYTFHRFTGETYRSMASFCSAAHSVLIDVNWKAWTFGRNQLSQLGHGDTTMYEKPTQVADLADFNVIQAACGRNHTLFLTDTGTVYACGDNKSGQCGVGNKLPTITSPTRISYNGPPIIKVGCGAEFSVILDIKGNLHTFGLPEYGQLGHNTDGRYFVNSTKMSFHFETQPRKVLVYMEKNKEGHVLPIENVNIIDFACGNNHTVAIDSKNRAYSWGFGGIGRLGHAEQKDEMVPRLIKFFDTQNRKVMRVFCGSSYSLAISDIGSLYLFGQNKKTGEANMYPKPVQDLAGWNITSIGTGYTSIVISADDSLIAWGASPTYGELGLGDLQKSSSTPKEVTRMEGMKVPMIALGYSHSLLLVNTEHEKTKEKYDNLPEFVV is encoded by the exons ATGTCATCCAAAAGAAAGCCGGACGGAACTAAGAAAGCGGTGAAAAAGCGCAAAAACTCCGAATCCAACTACGACTCGGACCTCAGCGATGAGTATCCGCGGGCAGGTGAAACTTCCGCCAGGGAGATGGTGGTGGAAGAGCTTCGCCCAATGGAGAAGCTGCCAGAAGAGCTGCTTGGTGCGTACGACAAGGGTCCCGGCAAGCTGCTCATCGCCGGAATGGTGTCCTGGGAGATGACCGGCAAGCGCGACTCGAAGGGCGTCACAAAGATTCGCCCGAACCTGTACACATTTCACAGATTCACCGGTGAAACG TACCGTTCGATGGCGAGTTTCTGCTCTGCAGCTCATTCCGTTCTGATCGACGTCAATTGGAAGGCCTGGACCTTCG GACGCAACCAGCTGAGCCAGCTTGGTCACGGGGACACAACAATGTACGAAAAGCCAACGCAGGTGGCTGATTTGGCCGACTTCAACGTCATCCAGGCAGCGTGCGGCCGTAACCATACGCTCTTCCTTACCGACACCGGTACTGTGTACGCCTGCGGGGACAACAAGAGCGGCCAGTGCGGCGTGGGTAACAAGCTGCCGACGATAACATCGCCAACTCGAATCAGCTACAACGGACCGCCAATCATCAAGGTGGGATGTGGTGCGGAGTTTTCCGTGATTCTCGATATAAAGGGAAATTTGCACACCTTCGGCCTGCCCGAGTACGGCCAGTTGGGGCACAACACGGACGGGCGGTACTTCGTCAACTCCACCAAGATGTCGTTTCATTTCGAGACGCAACCTCGCAAGGTGTTGGTTTACATGGAGAAAAACAAGGAAGGCCATGTGCTACCGATCGAGAATGTCAACATCATCGACTTTGCTTGCGGCAACAATCATACT GTGGCCATCGATTCCAAAAATCGTGCGTACAGTTGGGGCTTTGGTGGCATCGGCCGCTTAGGCCATGCGGAGCAAAAGGATGAGATGGTCCCGAG ACTGATTAAATTCTTCGACACGCAAAACCGCAAAGTAATGCGCGTTTTCTGCGGATCGTCGTACAGTTTGGCAATCTCCGACATTGGCTCGCTGTATTTGTTTgggcagaacaaaaaaacaggcgAGGCAAACATGTATCCGAAACCGGTCCAGGATCTGGCCGGTTGGAACATTACCAGTATTGGCACGGGTTACACATCGATCGTCATATCGGCTGACGATTCGCTGATTGCCTGGGGCGCATCACCCACCTATGGTGAACTG GGGTTGGGAGATTTacaaaaatcatcatcaacaccgAAGGAGGTCACACGAATGGAGGGCATGAAAGTCCCAATGATAGCGCTCGGCTACTCCCACTCGTTGTTGCTCGTCAACACGGAGCACGAAAAGACAAAGGAAAAGTACGACAATCTGCCCGAGTTCGTCGTCTAA